One Pocillopora verrucosa isolate sample1 chromosome 10, ASM3666991v2, whole genome shotgun sequence genomic window carries:
- the LOC131783339 gene encoding uncharacterized protein, producing the protein MNRDLENGGLLGNENNPERQSRFFRLASAYFPQFCIVFQLFRLFTLVMFSIFEVDCTLYHDSTSVDCEGFTVYIIPHCDPYCWKTIWLVCSIITSTVWFCLLHTKMLPRLRPARNEKIFWSIIKKPYFWSLNTTAGSVVLYDVLIMVNNRNARIHVECLVVVSKLWTLYLLFQLNFTFPPSEEKGFRAISRGAYCLTLSVFVLDNLCKFLVVTSQVAFKFYTVEHGITKPMTIVDLMLMIINASLYLSFLQFFWQKLFRGDKDILTVVKQEFRLTENIRVPRRRRSF; encoded by the exons ATGAACAGAGACCTTGAAAATGGAGGACTTCTTGGTAATGAAAACAACCCTGAA CGTCAAAGCAGATTCTTCAGACTGGCATCCGCATATTTTCCGCAGTTTTGCATTGTTTTCCAGCTGTTTAGATTATTTACACTGGTAATGTTTTCAATATTCGAGGTTGATTGCACGTTGTACCATGACTCAACGAGTGTGGACTGCGAAGGATTTACAGTTTACATTATACCTCACTGCGACCCGTACTGCTGGAAGACGATATGGCTCGTGTGCTCGATCATAACATCCACCGTGTGGTTTTGTTTGCTCCACACAAAGATGTTACCAAGGTTAAGGCCAGCAAGGAACGAAAAAATCTTCTggagtatcatcaaaaagcccTACTTCTGGTCTCTCAACACAACTGCAGGTTCCGTTGTCCTTTATGATGTATTAATCATGGTCAACAATAGAAACGCGAGGATTCACGTCGAATGTTTAGTGGTGGTTTCCAAACTGTGGACATTGTATTTGttatttcaattgaattttaCATTTCCGCCTTCAGAGGAAAAAGGCTTTCGAGCTATTTCCAGAGGTGCCTATTGTTTAACTCTGTCTGTTTTTGTCTTGGACAATCTTTGCAAGTTTTTAGTCGTTACAAGTCAGGTCGCCTTCAAGTTTTACACAGTGGAGCATGGTATAACAAAGCCAATGACCATAGTAGACCTCATGTTAATGATTATAAATGCTTCCCTGTATCTaagctttcttcagtttttttggCAGAAGCTTTTTCGAGGCGATAAAGACATACTGACAGTGGTTAAACAAGAGTTTCGGTTAACAGAAAATATACGAGTTCCGCGTAGACGAAGATCCTTCTGA